The genomic window AGGTGGTTGTTTATAAGGAATCGTTCCCAAGCCTGTCTCCCTTGCCCCAAATCAATTTCCTCTCACGACTGCCCTTTCTGCGAGGAATATTGGCTTTCTTTATCTCGCTTGCTATGTCTTTGCGGGCTTACTCTATTTCAAAGAAGTTATCCTCCTCAGAGGATGTTCAAAATGTCTCAATTGATAAAGGCTCTCTTCTAAAACTTTTTCTCAACTTGGTTCTGGTTTTTGCGTTCCTCCTTCTTTTGCCCGACCTTATTTCTCGTTTCTTTCGTTCTTCATTCCTTTTAGCAAGTCTATTTGAAACAGCCGTTCGTATTTTGTTTCTTATATTATATATTCTCCTATTCTCCCTCTTTCACTCGGGTAAACGCCTCCTCCAATATCATGGAGCAGAGCACAAAGTGATAAATGGCTTTGAGGATGGGGCGGAGCTAACACCTGAAGGACTACAATCCTATCCAACGATTCATATGCGCTGCGGAACCACCTTGTTTGCCCTTGTTCTTTTGCTCCTGTTCTTCCTTTATCTTCCTTTGCAGGGACTTGCTTTCCCCCTTAGCCTTTTCTGTAAGACCCTTTTCTTCCCCTTCGCCCTTCCCATTGCCTTTGAGTTGATTTATCTTGCTTTACGAGACGAGCGTTTTTACTTCCTCCTCGTACCTGGGCTGCTTCTTCAGAGAATAACTACAAAACAACCCGACAAAGAACAGATTGAAGTAGCGATAGCGGCGCTGAAGGAGGTGGTAGGAATTGCTTGAGGGAAAAGTGATTCAAAAGTTGGAGGAAATGAAGAAGGAATATGAAGGGATAATGGAGGAGATGGCTAAGCCATCCGTTATCTCTGATACCGAGAAAATGCGCCAGCTCTCAAAGCGTCTAACGCAATTGGAAGAGATATTATCCCTCTATGAGAAATACAACAAAAATATTGAAGAGGAAAAGGAGACGAAAAAACTCCTTGACGACCCGGAGATGCGTCCTCTCGCTGAGGAGGAGATAGAGAAATTGCGGGAGGAGAGGGAGAAATTGGAGGAGGAAATCCTCTCCCAGCTTTTCCCTCCCGACCCTTATGCTGACAGAACGGCGATAATTGAGATTAGAGCTGCAACTGGAGGGGAGGAAGCGGCTCTTTTCGCTGCTGACCTTGTGCGGATGTATCTTCGCTATGCGGAAAGGCATGGCTATAAGGCGGAGATAATCCACGCTAATATGACGGGTTTAGGAGGGTATAAGGAAGCGATAATAACAGTTGAGGGAAAGGGAGCATATAGCCGATTGAAGTATGAAAGCGGTGTTCACAGGGTGCAGAGAATACCGGAGACGGAGAGTGGGGGGAGGATTCACACTTCAACAGCAACCGTTGCTGTTTTGCCTGAAGCAGAAGAGGTAGAGGTGGAGATTAAAGAGGAGGATTTGGAGATAGAGACATTCCGTTCCTCGGGACCGGGAGGTCAGCATATGCAGAAGAACGAGACCGCGGTGAGGATTCGCCATATTCCAACCGGGATAGTTGTCGTTTGTCAGGACGAGCGCTCCCAATCGCAGAACAAGGAGAGGGCATTGCGGACATTAAGAGCTCATCTTTTGGAAATGAAGAGGCGTCAGCAGGAGGAGGAGCTCGCAGCGCAAAGGAGGGCACAGATAGGAACGGGAGCGAGAAGCGAGAAGATAAGAACCTACAATTTCATTCAAAATAGGGTTACCGACCACAGAATTGGCTTGACCATTTATCGGCTTGACGATATTTTAGATGGTGATCTGGATGAGATAATAGATGCCTTAGCCCTACAGGAAAAAATGCTCTCAGGAGAGAAGCAATGAGGCCGCTAACATTTAGGGCAGCTCTCCTATGGGGCCTGCGCCTTCTAAGGGAGGCGAAGGTCCCTGACCCCCATGTCTCCGCGCGAATCCTCCTTCAATCCGCAGCTTCCATCTCTCATCAGGAGCTAATCACACTTCTCCCTAAGCCAATTCTACCTCCTATTTTCTCTTATTATCGCTTCCTGCTAAAAAGAAGGCAAAGGCATGAACCACTTCCATATATAACCGGTTTTTACCCCTTTATGGACTTCCATTTATTGATTAGACGAGGCGTTTTCATCCCTCGTCCGGAAACGGAGATTTTAGTGGAGGTAGCCGAAAAGAAGCTCAAGGATAAAGAGGGCGTAGTCATAGATGTAGGGACGGGAAGCGGAGCCATCGCTATAGGCTTGGCTCGTCTCTGCCCCAAGCTATCCATAATCGGGATAGATATAAGTAGGGAAGCGATTTCTTTGGCAAGGATAAATGCGAGGATTAACAAGGTGAGCGATAGGGTTATCTTTAAGCGAGGTGATATAAGAGACATACAGCTCCCCAAGGCAACTTGCATCGTTTCAAATCCACCTTACATCCCAACCTCTCAACTTCCTTCCCTTCCTTTAGAGATTCGCCTATATGAGCCTATCAAGGCATTGGATGGCGGCGAGGATGGACTGGAAGTGATAAGGGAAATCGTGAGGCGAGCGAGGGATATACTCCTTCCGGGTGGTTTTCTGCTTTTGGAGATTGGGGAAGGGCAAAGTGAAAAAGTAAGGGAGTTGCTCTCAAAAAATGGTTTTAAGGATATTGAAGTGTTCAGGGATTTGGGAAAGGTTGAGAGGGTTATATCAGGGGTGAAATGTGAGGAATAGCATCTGGGTTTTGATTTTTGTTGTTATTTTCGGCTATCTCTATTATTCGTTTCGTTCCTTTCCCGTCAGGGATTGGAGGGAGTTTATTTTAGGTCGCTATTATCTATTCAATGGAAAAAGGGAAAAAGCGGAAAAAGAGTTCGCTGCCGCCCTAAGGAAACATCCCGAGCGAAGCGAGATGGTGACACAGATTGCCCTATTTTATCTCACTATGGGGAAATTGGATAAGGCGGAGGAGGTGCTCAAGAAGGCTATTCAACGCAAGCCGAGCTTTGATTTGTATTATCTTCTTGGAAATTGCCAGCTGGAGGCAGGGAAAGTAGACGAGGCAGAGAAGTCCTTCGCCAAAGCTGTGGAGCTTGAGCCATCTAATCCCTACGCCCTAAACAATCTCGCCTATATTTGGGTAGAGGAGGGAAAGAGGTTGGAGGAGGCGGTGGAGCTATTGAAAAGAGCGATAAAAAAGAGCAGGAGCCCGGAGATACTTGATAGCTTGGGCTGGGCTTATGTCAAGCTGGGAGAGGTGGAAAAGGGCTTGAAGCTATTGAAGGCAGCGGCGGAACGGAGGCCCGCTAACTGGGAGATAAGATATCATTTAAGCGTAGCTTATGAGAAGCTTGGAAATCGTCCTGCTGCGAAAGTGGAAGAGGCAAAAGCGAAAATACTTTTCAAGAGAGAAAAAGAATTGGGTGCAGGGCTTCAATAGGAGAAAAAAATGCTCCAGAGTTATCTGACAACAAAAGGAGATAGGCTAGGTAGGTAATATCAAAATTTTGAGCCATTGATGTGGGTCTAATTCTAACAAAATATGCACATAAACCTATGGTAACTTATTAGATTGGATAAGGATATCGCGGATAGGTTTGTTTGAGAAGCGAAGGAAAGGGGAATTAGAAGGCTTATTCCTATGCGAGTCGCCGGCATTTCTCATCTCGGTTCAGTTGTGTAAAGCTGTCCCTCCATTGATGTTATAAGAGGATTACTATTTTAAAAAGCCACTTAAATATTCACGCATTTTATAAAATGTTTAAAATGTTTTAATATAATTGCTAGGAAAGGAGAGGTTAAGAATATGAATAAATGGGTTGTGATTTTTAACCTATTTAGCCTTTTATCATTAGCCTTCTGCTTAACCGCCTCCGTGCGCTCTTTAAAGGGAACACCTACTCTCTTCGTTGACGAGATTCCCCACACTCCTTTAATCTACCATGCTGTCAGGGAGAATGAGAGGACATTTCATACAATTGGGATAGCGAAAAAGCAGGGTTTTGACCTCATCGGTTATGCTGACATTTATGCCTGGATAACTTGCCCTGGGGAGGAGTTTGACTATCACTGGGTGGATGAGAAAATAGATAAAATCCTCGCCCTTAATCCCAATGCTCTTCTCA from bacterium includes these protein-coding regions:
- a CDS encoding tetratricopeptide repeat protein, which translates into the protein MRNSIWVLIFVVIFGYLYYSFRSFPVRDWREFILGRYYLFNGKREKAEKEFAAALRKHPERSEMVTQIALFYLTMGKLDKAEEVLKKAIQRKPSFDLYYLLGNCQLEAGKVDEAEKSFAKAVELEPSNPYALNNLAYIWVEEGKRLEEAVELLKRAIKKSRSPEILDSLGWAYVKLGEVEKGLKLLKAAAERRPANWEIRYHLSVAYEKLGNRPAAKVEEAKAKILFKREKELGAGLQ
- the prmC gene encoding peptide chain release factor N(5)-glutamine methyltransferase: MRPLTFRAALLWGLRLLREAKVPDPHVSARILLQSAASISHQELITLLPKPILPPIFSYYRFLLKRRQRHEPLPYITGFYPFMDFHLLIRRGVFIPRPETEILVEVAEKKLKDKEGVVIDVGTGSGAIAIGLARLCPKLSIIGIDISREAISLARINARINKVSDRVIFKRGDIRDIQLPKATCIVSNPPYIPTSQLPSLPLEIRLYEPIKALDGGEDGLEVIREIVRRARDILLPGGFLLLEIGEGQSEKVRELLSKNGFKDIEVFRDLGKVERVISGVKCEE
- the prfA gene encoding peptide chain release factor 1, with protein sequence MIQKLEEMKKEYEGIMEEMAKPSVISDTEKMRQLSKRLTQLEEILSLYEKYNKNIEEEKETKKLLDDPEMRPLAEEEIEKLREEREKLEEEILSQLFPPDPYADRTAIIEIRAATGGEEAALFAADLVRMYLRYAERHGYKAEIIHANMTGLGGYKEAIITVEGKGAYSRLKYESGVHRVQRIPETESGGRIHTSTATVAVLPEAEEVEVEIKEEDLEIETFRSSGPGGQHMQKNETAVRIRHIPTGIVVVCQDERSQSQNKERALRTLRAHLLEMKRRQQEEELAAQRRAQIGTGARSEKIRTYNFIQNRVTDHRIGLTIYRLDDILDGDLDEIIDALALQEKMLSGEKQ
- a CDS encoding DUF1385 domain-containing protein, whose amino-acid sequence is MSNFLLGGSAVLEGVMIFSPYCYAVACRKGEEVVVYKESFPSLSPLPQINFLSRLPFLRGILAFFISLAMSLRAYSISKKLSSSEDVQNVSIDKGSLLKLFLNLVLVFAFLLLLPDLISRFFRSSFLLASLFETAVRILFLILYILLFSLFHSGKRLLQYHGAEHKVINGFEDGAELTPEGLQSYPTIHMRCGTTLFALVLLLLFFLYLPLQGLAFPLSLFCKTLFFPFALPIAFELIYLALRDERFYFLLVPGLLLQRITTKQPDKEQIEVAIAALKEVVGIA